In Topomyia yanbarensis strain Yona2022 chromosome 2, ASM3024719v1, whole genome shotgun sequence, one DNA window encodes the following:
- the LOC131680710 gene encoding uncharacterized protein LOC131680710, translated as MPKNGRENVPKPGVSCGVCDDPDDSRMVCCDDCVPGGTNQQTEGTQEQQKKLVLEFRKQMADMERRFDEQQQTYEKMLQEKDRELKNTVDDLQHQFQRRLEKKEQQIRDELLAPPAVPPPSANSTTLGNENRVATDMCQVLERMDKRLQEMAKKQSLDTKRLEGRLRAMEISTRDQMQRNSSGLNVDADPFEQNHHSDVPSEAPSHELSRSQLAARHAVAKELPIFTGNPEEWPLFIATYESTTKMCGFSDEENLLRLQRSLKDKALEVVRSRLLYPAGLEGVIHTLRTLFGRPEIIVHSLVCKIREMPTPKTEKLETLIDFGVAVQNMCATIVACGLNEHLCNVALLQKLVERLPPTIKLDWAKHRQSLQGITLSDFSTWLGTLVEAACVVTVPSSISIYAAKPEKRSRKEEVHVHLETSSGQASSSIESLKSYNKQCVICLGGCSNVASCKKFQELGVGARWTALKQNKLCRKCLVKHFGACSVKEACGRNGCSYMHHKLLHDDFRYQRNESIQISIPRAGVETPNETCNTHVNKVSKVLFRYIPVLLHGRGKTVRIFAFLDEGSSVTLMEHSLLKELNLEGEPHPLCLGWTADHQRQETNSVVLPLQISGTNDSSKYRISKVHTVQSLALPRQTLAMKELEQHYQHLENLPADSYRNIRPQILIGMDNCRLGHALDSREGGFNEPIATRTLLGWTVFGPCSMAPQSETDFTAHHSFHVCPCCERNDAELHGAMKAYFSLDSVGVMNPIKPPLSRDDERAKQLLDSLTHVKEKRYETGLLWRYDDVRLPDSKMMAMRRLICLEKRMQREPELAEVLKQKIRDYECSGYIEKLNKSHLSKEFSRVWYLPIFPVVNPNKPGKLRIVWDAAAKVAGTSLNTFLLTGPDQLSSLPSVLRRFREYRVAVTGDIREMFHQISVNRNDQQCQRFLWRDGEQDRSPDVYAMKVMTFGASCSPSCAQYVKNHNAQRFQKQFPRAAEAIVKEHYVDDMLSSEESEEDAVQLAKNVRYVHAEAGFEIRNWLSNSQRVLRELEARPGEKSLNLSNEMGTEKVLGMWWCTATDTFTFKVSPRISSDLLQARIIPTKRQVLSTLMMIYDPLGLLAHFLMFLKILLQEIWRSGVNWDDQIKSEQHEKWKTWLRVLPQVENVKVPRCYRIKTGVGEQNVMQLHVFVDASENGYAAVAYLRFEENGEVECALIGAKTRVAPLRFVSIPRLKLQAAIIGARLANDVMETHKLKPTQRFFWSDSRDVLCWINSDHRKYSQFVAVRVSELLEMTEPNEWNWIPSKLNVADDATKWQKLPDLSAESRWFRGLEFLWMSRIQWPVTMSPIGQTAEEKRLHVLHHSVQRSLFRWEDFSKWNKLMRVVAFVKRYPANLIRKLAEKPIATGPLTQLELKEAELFILKQVQDAEFAADIERLKKPNAVPWKRVIPKSSTLYGLSPTLDEDGLLRMKGRIDACEFAEECTKRPILLPKRHPITDLIIMSIHQKYCHMNHQSVLNEIRRRFYVPQLRSVYRHMQGRCQLCKNRQAMPATPEMSALPPTRLKAFSRPFSYVGIDYFGSMSVVVGRRIQKRWGVLITCLTVRAIHIEVAHSLTTDSCILAIRNFVARRGAPIEIVSDRGTNFIGASRELKEALLQVNQEQIMKHFITTETKWSFNPPASPHFGGAWERLVQTIKKALKHTQLTRTPTDELLRNMLTEVELIINSRPLTELPQEDDLSTALTPNHFLLGSSDGSKPPIAFDDSSYALRHTWKMSQVYANRFWRRWVSEYLPSLTRRTKWFKQVKPIADGDIVVIVDETLPRNCWPKGRVVRAIQSKDGQVRRALVQTATGVLERPAVKLAVLDVGATVSTSDQ; from the exons ATGCCCAAAAACGGGCGAGAAAATGTGCCGAAACCGGGTGTGAGTTGTGGTGTGTGCGATGATCCGGACGACAGTCGGATGGTATGCTGCGACGACTGCG TGCCAGGAGGAACAAATCAACAGACGGAAGGCACCCAAGAGCAGCAAAAGAAGTTAGTCTTGGAATTTCGGAAGCAAATGGCAGATATGGAACGTAGGTTCGACGAACAGCAGCAGACATATGAGAAAATGCTTCAGGAGAAGGATCGCGAGTTGAAGAATACGGTTGATGATTTGCAGCACCAGTTCCAACGCCGCCTGGAGAAGAAAGAGCAACAAATTCGAGATGAGTTGCTTGCCCCGCCGGCTGTGCCGCCACCTAGTGCGAATTCCACTACGCTAGGAAATGAGAACCGCGTGGCGACGGATATGTGTCAGGTGCTCGAGCGAATGGACAAACGGCTTCAGGAGATGGCGAAAAAGCAGAGTCTAGATACGAAGCGTCTTGAAGGAAGATTAAGAGCGATGGAAATCAGCACTCGTGACCAAATGCAGAGAAATAGCAGTGGTTTGAACGTCGATGCGGATCCATTCGAGCAGAATCATCATTCTGACGTTCCATCAGAAGCACCGTCTCACGAACTAAGTAGAAGTCAGCTTGCAGCGAGGCATGCAGTGGCAAAGGAACTGCCCATCTTCACTGGCAATCCTGAGGAGTGGCCTCTGTTTATCGCCACTTATGAAAGCACCACCAAGATGTGCGGGTTTAGTGACGAAGAAAATCTGCTCAGACTTCAGAGATCTTTAAAAGATAAAGCTCTCGAGGTGGTAAGAAGCCGATTGCTATATCCAGCTGGGCTTGAAGGTGTTATTCATACGCTACGTACGCTATTCGGTCGTCCAGAGATTATCGTACACTCGCTAGTGTGCAAGATTCGGGAAATGCCTACACCGAAGACAGAGAAATTGGAAACTCTGATTGATTTCGGTGTCGCAGTCCAGAACATGTGTGCAACGATAGTGGCTTGTGGATTGAACGAGCATCTGTGCAATGTAGCACTTCTCCAAAAGCTTGTTGAAAGATTACCACCGACCATTAAGCTCGATTGGGCGAAACATCGACAATCTTTACAAGGAATCACACTGTCAGACTTCAGTACCTGGTTGGGTACGCTTGTGGAAGCAGCATGTGTAGTTACGGTTCCGTCGTCAATTAGTATATACGCTGCCAAGCCAGAGAAGCGTAGTCGAAAAGAAGAGGTCCACGTTCATCTCGAAACCAGTTCTGGTCAGGCATCGAGCTCAATAGAGTCTCTGAAATCATACAACAAGCAGTGTGTAATTTGTCTAGGGGGATGCAGCAATGTAGCCTCGTGTAAGAAGTTCCAAGAACTAGGTGTCGGGGCACGATGGACGGCACTAAAGCAGAACAAACTCTGCAGGAAGTGCCTGGTTAAGCATTTCGGAGCCTGTTCAGTAAAAGAAGCTTGTGGAAGAAACGGTTGTTCGTACATGCATCACAAACTGCTACACGATGATTTCAGATACCAGCGAAATGAGAGCATACAAATATCGATTCCTCGAGCTGGTGTAGAGACGCCTAACGAAACTTGCAACACTCACGTCAACAAAGTTAGCAAGGttctttttcgatacatcccAGTACTTCTTCATGGGCGAGGAAAGACTGTGCGCATCTTTGCCTTTTTGGATGAGGGTTCATCAGTAACGCTGATGGAACATAGTTTACTGAAGGAACTTAATCTTGAAGGCGAACCGCATCCCTTGTGCCTTGGTTGGACGGCAGATCATCAGCGCCAGGAAACGAACTCCGTGGTGCTGCCGTTGCAGATTTCTGGAACAAACGATTCGAGCAAATACCGGATTTCTAAAGTACACACAGTACAGAGTCTCGCTTTACCTCGTCAAACTCTCGCGATGAAGGAACTTGAGCAACATTATCAACACTTGGAAAATTTGCCGGCTGACTCCTACCGCAATATTCGACCGCAGATACTGATAGGAATGGACAACTGCCGGCTGGGTCACGCGCTAGATAGCAGAGAAGGAGGATTCAACGAACCAATCGCCACCAGAACGCTTTTGGGCTGGACAGTATTCGGCCCCTGCTCTATGGCACCACAATCAGAGACGGACTTTACAGCACACCACAGCTTTCATGTGTGCCCGTGTTGCGAGCGGAACGATGCCGAACTACATGGTGCGATGAAGGCATACTTCTCATTAGACAGCGTTGGAGTAATGAATCCTATCAAACCACCTTTGTCGAGAGACGATGAACGAGCGAAGCAGCTGCTAGATTCTCTGACACACGTGAAGGAAAAACGATACGAAACAGGACTGCTTTGGCGGTATGACGATGTCCGACTACCGGACAGTAAAATGATGGCCATGCGACGACTGATATGTTTGGAGAAGCGAATGCAGCGCGAACCGGAACTAGCTGAGGTGTTGAAGCAGAAAATCAGAGATTACGAGTGCAGCGGATATATTGAGAAACTGAATAAAAGTCACCTGTCGAAAGAATTTTCACGAGTCTGGTATCTTCCCATATTCCCCGTCGTAAATCCTAACAAACCAGGGAAACTTCGCATAGTATGGGACGCAGCTGCAAAGGTTGCAGGAACATCTCTGAACACTTTCCTGTTAACTGGTCCTGATCAACTTAGTTCTCTTCCCTCTGTCCTACGCCGTTTTCGAGAATATCGAGTTGCCGTTACAGGTGATATTCGGGAAATGTTCCACCAAATTTCGGTGAACAGGAACGACCAACAATGTCAGAGGTTTCTGTGGCGTGATGGTGAGCAAGATCGTAGTCCAGACGTCTACGCAATGAAAGTGATGACATTCGGGGCTAGCTGTTCACCGAGCTGCGCGCAGTATGTGAAGAATCATAATGCGCAACGATTCCAGAAACAGTTTCCGAGGGCGGCTGAGGCGATTGTTAAAGAACATTATGTCGACGACATGCTGTCCAGTGAGGAGTCGGAAGAAGATGCGGTGCAACTTGCGAAGAATGTTCGCTACGTTCATGCAGAGGCCGGGTTTGAAATACGCAACTGGCTATCAAACTCACAAAGAGTGCTGCGAGAGCTAGAAGCCAGGCCGGGTGAGAAAAGCTTAAACCTATCGAATGAGATGGGAACGGAGAAAGTTCTCGGCATGTGGTGGTGCACTGCTACGGATACGTTTACATTCAAAGTATCGCCGCGAATTAGTTCCGACTTACTCCAAGCTCGTATAATACCAACCAAGAGGCAGGTCTTGAGTACTCTGATGATGATCTACGACCCCCTGGGATTATTGGCACACTTCCTAATGTTCCTCAAAATACTACTTCAGGAAATCTGGCGAAGTGGCGTTAATTGGGACGATCAGATTAAGTCCGAGCAGCACGAGAAGTGGAAAACCTGGTTGCGAGTCCTCCCGCAGGTGGAAAATGTCAAGGTACCGAGGTGCTATCGAATAAAGACCGGCGTAGGAGAGCAGAACGTGATGCAACTTCATGTGTTCGTAGATGCATCGGAGAATGGGTATGCTGCTGTTGCGTATCTGCGGTTTGAGGAGAATGGTGAAGTGGAGTGTGCGCTTATCGGAGCGAAGACACGGGTAGCCCCATTGCGGTTCGTGTCAATTCCAAGATTGAAACTTCAAGCAGCGATAATTGGAGCGCGTTTGGCGAACGATGTCATGGAGACACACAAGCTCAAACCCACGCAAAGATTCTTCTGGTCGGATTCACGTGATGTTCTCTGCTGGATTAACTCCGATCACCGAAAATACAGCCAGTTCGTAGCAGTGCGAGTCAGTGAATTAttggagatgactgaaccgaacgAGTGGAACTGGATTCCGTCAAAATTAAACGTAGCGGATGACGCCACAAAGTGGCAGAAACTCCCAGATTTGTCAGCTGAAAGTCGATGGTTCCGCGGCCTGGAATTTTTGTGGATGTCGAGAATTCAGTGGCCTGTCACAATGTCGCCAATTGGACAAACTGCGGAAGAAAAGCGTCTACATGTGCTCCATCACTCTGTACAGCGTTCTCTGTTTCGGTGGGAAGATTTCTCGAAGTGGAATAAGTTGATGCGTGTAGTAGCGTTTGTTAAAAGATATCCAGCGAATCTCATCAGGAAACTGGCAGAAAAGCCCATAGCCACCGGTCCACTGACTCAACTGGAGCTTAAGGAGGCAGAGCTGTTTATTCTGAAGCAAGTGCAAGATGCTGAGTTTGCTGCAGACATAGAGCGACTGAAGAAACCGAACGCTGTGCCGTGGAAAAGAGTGATACCAAAGAGTAGCACTCTATACGGTCTCAGTCCCACGCTGGATGAAGATGGACTGCTGCGAATGAAAGGTCGTATAGACGCTTGCGAATTTGCAGAGGAGTGTACCAAGCGCCCGATACTGCTGCCGAAACGTCACCCAATAACAGATCTCATCATCATGAGCATCCATCAGAAATATTGCCACATGAATCACCAGTCCGTGCTCAACGAAATTCGCCGTAGATTCTACGTACCTCAGCTCCGTTCTGTATACCGTCATATGCAAGGTCGCTGTCAACTCTGCAAGAACCGACAGGCAATGCCGGCTACACCAGAAATGTCCGCTCTTCCGCCTACGCGATTGAAAGCCTTCAGTCGCCCGTTCTCCTACGTTGGTATCGATTACTTTGGGTCAATGTCGGTGGTTGTCGGCCGGAGGATTCAGAAACGCTGGGGTGTGTTGATCACTTGCCTCACCGTGCGAGCAATACATATAGAGGTAGCCCACAGCCTCACAACAGACTCGTGTATACTCGCCATCAGAAACTTCGTCGCAAGAAGAGGTGCACCGATAGAAATCGTCAGTGATCGCGGAACCAATTTTATCGGCGCCAGTCGCGAACTGAAGGAAGCGTTGCTGCAAGTGAATCAGGAACAGATTATGAAACACTTCATCACCACCGAGACCAAATGGTCGTTTAATCCACCCGCATCCCCGCATTTCGGCGGAGCTTGGGAACGCTTGGTGCAGACTATAAAGAAGGCCCTTAAACACACACAACTCACACGCACACCCACCGATGAGCTGCTGAGAAACATGCTAACCGAGGTCGAACTAATCATCAACTCTCGACCGCTCACAGAACTGCCGCAAGAGGACGATCTGTCCACTGCGTTAACCCCGAATCACTTTCTGCTCGGATCATCCGACGGTTCTAAGCCCCCGATCGCGTTTGATGATAGCAGCTATGCACTGAGACACACCTGGAAGATGTCGCAAGTTTACGCTAATAGATTCTGGCGACGCTGGGTTTCTGAATACCTGCCATCCCTGACACGAAGGACGAAATGGTTTAAGCAGGTTAAGCCTATAGCTGATGGAGATATCGTGGTTATTGTGGATGAAACGTTGCCGAGAAATTGCTGGCCAAAAGGTCGGGTGGTTCGTGCAATCCAGTCTAAGGATGGACAAGTTCGTCGCGCTCTTGTGCAGACTGCTACAGGAGTCCTGGAGAGACCAGCAGTGAAGCTTGCAGTATTGGACGTTGGTGCGACTGTAAGTACATCGGACCAGTGA